Proteins encoded together in one Prunus dulcis chromosome 3, ALMONDv2, whole genome shotgun sequence window:
- the LOC117621952 gene encoding aspartic proteinase nepenthesin-2-like → MANPGLSIKLIHPDSQPNLTQSHRTQKLILLSKPRAMRLTKDLHSKYINNSNANVVPAKIYYQKDSTYMAQVSTGTFRRTPPISYFLDVDTGSGIIWIQCQECRNPGHHCFYQRQPLFPSLESLSYQKLVCNRHPLCFPGRCIGNFCSYLVQYDDGATSEGYLASETFNFDSNSTSRNVVFGCGINQIKMDRYGTGGGNVAGILGLGWSSHSLVNQLGPNSTSQVLILPPNNAQ, encoded by the coding sequence ATGGCAAACCCTGGATTGAGCATTAAGCTCATCCACCCCGATTCCCAACCCAACCTCACACAGTCACACAGAACTCAAAAACTCATTCTCCTATCCAAACCTCGCGCCATGCGCCTAACGAAAGACTTGCATTCCAAGTACATCAATAATTCCAATGCTAATGTTGTGCCTGCAAAAATTTATTATCAAAAAGACTCTACCTACATGGCACAAGTGAGCACAGGCACATTCAGGAGGACACCCCCAATTTCTTACTTCCTTGACGTGGACACGGGGAGTGGCATTATATGGATCCAATGCCAAGAGTGTAGAAATCCAGGACACCACTGCTTTTACCAGAGACAACCCCTTTTCCCCTCTTTGGAATCCCTTTCTTatcaaaaacttgtttgtaATCGCCACCCCCTTTGCTTTCCCGGAAGATGCATTGGGAACTTTTGCTCCTACCTTGTGCAGTACGACGATGGTGCTACATCCGAAGGCTACCTTGCATCAGAAACCTTTAATTTCGATTCAAATTCAACTTCTCGAAACGTAGTTTTTGGGTGTGGTATTAATCAGATCAAAATGGATAGGTATGGTACTGGGGGTGGTAATGTTGCTGGCATATTAGGCTTGGGATGGTCATCTCATTCCCTTGTCAACCAATTAGGCCCTAATAGCACAAGCCAAGTTCTCATATTGCCTCCAAACAACGCACAATAA
- the LOC117620800 gene encoding mpv17-like protein isoform X2 has protein sequence MATLNIIAAHKLPSPASSTFAAQSQKPNFLSLFRTQTFSKPDPSRLLGFSTRRKRNSTVGSVTEDREVVPLKEKHAEDQDSSLLVNGSEEFEAVSSSSAYSEGRGEGDDLDKLTSRAINALIVLGFGTFAVSKLLTIDHDYWHGWTLYEILRYVPEHNWIAYEQALKANPVLAKMMISGVVYTLGDWIAQCYEGKPLLEFDRKRMFRSGLVGFTFHGSLSHYYYQFCEALFPLEDWWVVPAKIAFDQTVWAAIWNSIYFVVLGFLRLESPTKIFDELKATFRPMLTAGWKLWPFAHLVTYGLIPVEQRLLWVDCVELIWVTILSTYSNEKSESSISEASSGADSASSSSSSPKD, from the exons ATGGCTACTCTTAACATAATCGCGGCTCATAAGCTCCCTTCACCCGCAAGCTCCACTTTCGCTGCTCAATCTCAGAAACCCAACTTTCTTTCACTCTTCCGTACGCAAACCTTCAGCAAGCCCGACCCATCAAGGCTATTGGGCTTCTCGACCCGGAGAAAACGAAACTCGACTGTTGGGTCGGTCACAGAGGACAGAGAGGTGGTTCCATTGAAGGAAAAACATGCAGAGGACCAAGATAGCAGCTTATTGGTTAATGGGTCTGAAGAATTTGAGGCTGTTTCGTCATCATCGGCTTATTCTGAAGGCAGAGGAGAGGGGGATGATTTGGATAAGCTGACCAGTAGAGCTATTAATGCCTTAATTGTTCTGGGATTTGGGACCTTTGCGGTCTCTAAGTTGCTCACGATTGACCATGATTATTGGCAT GGGTGGACCCTTTATGAGATACTAAGATATGTACCTGAACATAATTGGATTGCATATGAACAAGCTCTCAAAGCAAATCCTGTTTTAGCCAAAATGATGATAAGTGGGGTTGTCTATACTCTAGGAGATTGGATTGCCCAG TGTTATGAAGGGAAGCCTCTTCTTGAATTTGACAGGAAACGCATGTTCAGATCAGGCCTTGTTGGGTTTACTTTCCATGGATCCCTTTCTCATTATTACTATCAATTTTGTGAG GCTCTTTTTCCTTTGGAGGATTGGTGGGTGGTCCCTGCTAAAATAGCCTTTGACCAAACAGTGTGGGCGGCAATTTGGAACAGCATCTATTTTGTGGTTTTGGGGTTCTTGCGTTTAGAGTCCCCAACCAAGATTTTTGATGAACTGAAGGCTACATTTCGGCCTATGCTGACA GCAGGATGGAAACTCTGGCCATTTGCTCATCTGGTTACCTATGGGCTGATCCCTGTTGAACAAAGGCTTCTTTGGGTGGACTGCGTAGAGCTTATTTGGGTTACTATTCTCTCAAC TTATTCAAATGAGAAGTCAGAGTCCAGTATATCTGAGGCATCATCTGGAGCAGATTCTGCATCTTCGTCAAGCAGTTCTCCTAAG GACTAA
- the LOC117620800 gene encoding mpv17-like protein isoform X1, producing the protein MATLNIIAAHKLPSPASSTFAAQSQKPNFLSLFRTQTFSKPDPSRLLGFSTRRKRNSTVGSVTEDREVVPLKEKHAEDQDSSLLVNGSEEFEAVSSSSAYSEGRGEGDDLDKLTSRAINALIVLGFGTFAVSKLLTIDHDYWHGWTLYEILRYVPEHNWIAYEQALKANPVLAKMMISGVVYTLGDWIAQCYEGKPLLEFDRKRMFRSGLVGFTFHGSLSHYYYQFCEALFPLEDWWVVPAKIAFDQTVWAAIWNSIYFVVLGFLRLESPTKIFDELKATFRPMLTAGWKLWPFAHLVTYGLIPVEQRLLWVDCVELIWVTILSTYSNEKSESSISEASSGADSASSSSSSPKQD; encoded by the exons ATGGCTACTCTTAACATAATCGCGGCTCATAAGCTCCCTTCACCCGCAAGCTCCACTTTCGCTGCTCAATCTCAGAAACCCAACTTTCTTTCACTCTTCCGTACGCAAACCTTCAGCAAGCCCGACCCATCAAGGCTATTGGGCTTCTCGACCCGGAGAAAACGAAACTCGACTGTTGGGTCGGTCACAGAGGACAGAGAGGTGGTTCCATTGAAGGAAAAACATGCAGAGGACCAAGATAGCAGCTTATTGGTTAATGGGTCTGAAGAATTTGAGGCTGTTTCGTCATCATCGGCTTATTCTGAAGGCAGAGGAGAGGGGGATGATTTGGATAAGCTGACCAGTAGAGCTATTAATGCCTTAATTGTTCTGGGATTTGGGACCTTTGCGGTCTCTAAGTTGCTCACGATTGACCATGATTATTGGCAT GGGTGGACCCTTTATGAGATACTAAGATATGTACCTGAACATAATTGGATTGCATATGAACAAGCTCTCAAAGCAAATCCTGTTTTAGCCAAAATGATGATAAGTGGGGTTGTCTATACTCTAGGAGATTGGATTGCCCAG TGTTATGAAGGGAAGCCTCTTCTTGAATTTGACAGGAAACGCATGTTCAGATCAGGCCTTGTTGGGTTTACTTTCCATGGATCCCTTTCTCATTATTACTATCAATTTTGTGAG GCTCTTTTTCCTTTGGAGGATTGGTGGGTGGTCCCTGCTAAAATAGCCTTTGACCAAACAGTGTGGGCGGCAATTTGGAACAGCATCTATTTTGTGGTTTTGGGGTTCTTGCGTTTAGAGTCCCCAACCAAGATTTTTGATGAACTGAAGGCTACATTTCGGCCTATGCTGACA GCAGGATGGAAACTCTGGCCATTTGCTCATCTGGTTACCTATGGGCTGATCCCTGTTGAACAAAGGCTTCTTTGGGTGGACTGCGTAGAGCTTATTTGGGTTACTATTCTCTCAAC TTATTCAAATGAGAAGTCAGAGTCCAGTATATCTGAGGCATCATCTGGAGCAGATTCTGCATCTTCGTCAAGCAGTTCTCCTAAG CAGGACTAA
- the LOC117621951 gene encoding S-linalool synthase-like: protein MKVKQDLLASSEFDVYSLVPPSPYDTAWFSMVPNPQQSDQPLFQGCLDWVLQHQNRGGFWGENIAHPTIQCLTSTLACIVALTTWNVGHDAIQKGLAFIHGNTEKLLEEQNGSFPEWFAIVFPAMIELAETKGLHVYFSNGLVEQVFLERQEILQTRRWVSGCGKQQNYPALMLKYHEDGLIQSPSAIAHAFMKTGNKEFLVKLNSIVQTCGYGVPAVYPLDEDLVKILLINQIETLGLAEHFMEEITSLLGQVYRSYISCEEPKSMAKNAMPIQLYKHSLAFRLLRLHGYRVSPRNFCRFLEDEDIVAYIEEHRELFLSAMYNVYRATDVTFTGENQLEDARAFSRRILEKETMKDCMNLVRPISMTNLQGQIKHELSIPWLARLDHLEHRRCIEREESLGPWTANALSYRLSSQSNATLLQLAIENYTLRQSIFRNELKELERWSKEMGLAAMGFARQKTTYCHFAVASTASNSSLSDVRLAVVKSAILVTVADDFFDREGSMDELEALANAVNRWEPKGLTGHGKTIFNALKDFVDDISGKFFNKNGYDIKAYLQDLWCQTFASWLKEAEWSRNGHAPSTVEYLQVAATSIASHTILLPAAFLLNPPPEIDILKKRQPLTNSLMLLTRLLNEIRSYQKEQEEGKPNLVLLYMKENPNLGVEESIAIIQKTLDEKKKEFLELALISDEMPEACKQLHLHCLKAFQMFFNSTNAFDSPTELLAHINKAIFDPLRVEDVQGSFMPLNSFQSTLGLKKDKSLASHGKSHYSSSKPCNGFFKSTCAIKVQGNSRKDLVTKPYSRILSLEMRNPTIYTIFSKPKAYIH from the exons ATGAAGGTTAAACAAGATCTCTTAGCGTCATCAGAATTTGATGTTTATTCTCTTGTGCCTCCTTCTCCTTATGACACTGCTTGGTTCTCAATGGTTCCCAACCCTCAACAATCAGATCAACCATTGTTTCAGGGGTGCTTGGATTGGGTGCTCCAACACCAAAACAGAGGAGGCTTCTGGGGTGAGAATATTGCTCATCCCACCATACAGTGCCTCACTTCAACTCTTGCTTGCATTGTTGCACTTACCACATGGAATGTCGGCCACGATGCCATTCAGAAAG GGTTGGCATTCATCCATGGAAACACAGAGAAGCTCTTGGAAGAGCAGAATGGTTCTTTTCCTGAGTGGTTTGCAATAGTTTTCCCAGCAATGATTGAACTTGCAGAGACCAAAGGCTTACATGTTTACTTTTCTAATGGGCTAGTAGAACAAGTCTTTCTAGAGAGACaagaaatattgcaaacgcgcag GTGGGTGTCTGGTTGTGGTAAGCAACAGAATTATCCAGCACTCATGTTAAAATATCATGAAGACGGGTTAATCCAATCCCCATCAGCCATTGCACATGCTTTCATGAAGACAGGAAACAAGGAGTTTTTGGTCAAATTGAATTCTATTGTCCAAACATGTGGTTATGGAG TTCCTGCGGTCTACCCCTTGGATGAAGACCTTGTAAAGATTCTTCTAATTAACCAGATTGAGACGCTGGGGTTGGCAGAGCATTTCATGGAGGAGATTACAAGTTTGCTGGGCCAAGTTTACAG AAGTTACATCAGCTGCGAAGAACCGAAGAGTATGGCAAAGAATGCGATGCCAATACAACTGTATAAACATTCCCTCGCATTTCGACTTCTAAGACTTCATGGTTATAGAGTTTCTCCTC GAAATTTCTGCAGGTTCCTCGAGGATGAAGATATAGTGGCTTACATAGAAGAGCATCGGGAGCTTTTCTTGAGTGCCATGTATAATGTATACAGGGCAACTGATGTTACCTTTACAGGAGAAAATCAGCTTGAGGATGCCAGGGCATTCTCAAGAAGAATActagaaaaggaaacaatgaAAGATTGTATGAATTTGGTCCGACCTATTAGTATGACTAATTTGCAAGGCCAg ATTAAGCATGAACTTAGTATTCCATGGCTTGCTCGTTTGGATCATCTAGAGCACAGGAGGTGCATTGAGAGGGAAGAAAGTCTTGGTCCATGGACAGCAAATGCCTTATCCTATAG ATTATCATCTCAAAGCAATGCCACGCTGCTACAACTTGCCATTGAGAATTATACCCTAAGACAGTCCATATTCAGAAATGAATTAAAGGAGTTAGAAAG GTGGTCAAAGGAAATGGGTCTTGCTGCCATGGGATTTGCTCGACAGAAAACCACATACTGCCATTTTGCAGTCGCTTCAACCGCATCAAACTCTTCCCTTTCAGATGTACGGCTGGCAGTTGTGAAGAGTGCAATTCTTGTTACAGTTGCTGATGATTTTTTTGATAGGGAAGGTTCAATGGATGAACTGGAAGCTCTTGCCAATGCCGTCAACAG ATGGGAGCCAAAAGGCCTGACAGGACATGGCAAAACTATATTCAATGCTCTCAaagattttgttgacgacATTTCTGGGAAATTCTTCAATAAAAATGGATATGACATAAAGGCATATCTCCAGGATCTA TGGTGCCAAACCTTTGCAAGCTGGTTAAAGGAAGCAGAGTGGAGCAGAAATGGGCATGCCCCATCAACAGTTGAGTACCTCCAAGTGGCCGCAACCTCTATTGCTTCACATACTATTCTTCTTCCAGCTGCTTTTCTGCTTAATCCACCCCCAGAAATAGACATCCTCAAGAAAAGGCAGCCACTTACGAATTCACTTATGCTTTTAACAAggcttttgaatgaaattagaAGCTACCAG AAGGAGCAAGAGGAGGGAAAGCCAAACCTTGTTCTGCTATACATGAAGGAGAATCCAAATTTGGGGGTTGAAGAATCAATAGCAATTATACAGAAGACATtggatgaaaagaagaaagagtttCTAGAACTGGCTCTGATTAGTGATGAAATGCCAGAAGCATGCAAACAACTTCACCTTCACTGCCTCAaagcatttcagatgtttttCAATTCTACAAATGCATTTGACTCCCCAACAGAGTTGCTTGCTCACATCAACAAAGCAATTTTTGATCCCTTGAGAGTGGAGGATGTGCAAGGATCATTTATGCCACTCAACTCTTTTCAAAGCACTCTTGGTTTGAAGAAGGATAAAAGTTTGGCTAGCCATGGAAAATCCCATTACAGCTCCTCTAAGCCCTGTAATGGGTTTTTTAAGAGCACTTGTGCTATCAAAGTCCAAGGGAACTCAAGGAAAGACTTAGTGACCAAGCCTTACTCCAGAATCTTATCACTTGAGATGAGAAACCCAACTATTTATACAATCTTTTCAAAGCCCAAAGCTTACATCCATTAG
- the LOC117620806 gene encoding putative cell wall protein, whose protein sequence is MADKTRTSFLPLISILVVLLAITGQAVAGRSVPTKDDKKQPEWFIGHDGSYLIPGIGRVLIPPLHNVVPQTPFPNNGRTGSTGGSGSGETPSTGHDYVPGGDDTFVPNPGYEVPIPGNGAGNTQPTPTSP, encoded by the coding sequence ATGGCTGACAAAACCCGTACTTCATTTCTGCCTCTCATCTCCATTCTTGTTGTCCTTCTTGCAATAACAGGGCAAGCAGTTGCAGGACGAAGTGTCCCAACCAAAGATGACAAGAAACAACCTGAGTGGTTTATTGGCCATGATGGCAGCTATCTCATTCCAGGCATTGGGCGTGTGTTAATCCCACCACTGCATAATGTTGTACCTCAGACTCCATTCCCCAACAACGGCAGGACTGGCAGCACCGGTGGAAGTGGAAGTGGAGAAACGCCAAGTACTGGTCATGACTATGTTCCCGGTGGCGACGATACATTCGTCCCAAACCCGGGTTATGAGGTTCCAATCCCAGGCAATGGTGCTGGGAATACCCAACCAACCCCCACCAGTCCCTGA
- the LOC117620803 gene encoding probable protein phosphatase 2C 52 → MGACISTSSRSTRSSRSNGETVAHSFLGIGFCGQKRTKKTFSDHVYSLQNLHSIPNRIFTNGKSRASCIFTQQGRKGINQDAMVVWEDFMSEDAIFCGVFDGHGPHGHLVARKVRDALPVKLLSFLHSYQSRLNGSSKTCFKGNLKRSDGGDSEKDASAEEKLNVTWREAFLKSYKAMDKELRSHPNLDCFCSGSTAVTLVKQGSNLFMGYIGDSRAILGSKDSSDSMVAIQLTVDLKPDLPREAERIKRCKGRVFALQDEPEVSRVWLPFDDAPGLAMARAFGDFCLKDYGVISIPEFSHRILTERDQFIVLASDGVWDVLSNEEVVEIVSSSPSRASAARIVVDSAAREWKLKYPTSKMDDCAVVCLFLDGKMDSESDYEEQGFSSATLQSNHSGNAVESDDGQKSEPSLQRNFTVRSSDESDTYGRLPVEIEGNEETMAAEDQNWSGLEGVTRVNSLVQLPRFSEERP, encoded by the exons ATGGGGGCTTGCATTTCGACTAGTAGTCGGAGTACTCGTAGTAGCAGGAGCAATGGAGAGACAGTTGCTCACTCATTCTTGGGGATTGGATTTTGTGGGCAAAAGAGAACGAAGAAGACATTCTCAGACCATGTATATTCTCTCCAGAATTTACACTCCATTCCCAACCGCATTTTTACTAATGGAAAGAGCCGAGCTTCTTGCATATTCACACAGCAGGGTCGCAAAGGCATAAACCAGGATGCTATGGTTGTGTGGGAA GATTTCATGTCAGAAGATGCGATATTTTGTGGCGTGTTTGACGGGCATGGTCCACATGGTCATCTTGTTGCACGCAAAGTGAGGGATGCATTGCCAGTAAAGCTGCTATCCTTCTTGCATTCTTATCAATCAAGGTTAAATGGGTCCAGTAAAACATGTTTCAAAGGGAACCTAAAGAGATCAGATGGTGGAGATTCTGAGAAGGATGCTTCAGCTGAGGAAAAATTAAATGTAACATGGAGAGAGGCTTTCCTGAAGTCATACAAGGCCATGGACAAGGAGCTGAGGTCCCATCCTAATTTGGATTGCTTCTGCAGTGGTAGCACTGCTGTCACTCTAGTCAAACAG GGGTCAAATCTTTTCATGGGTTATATTGGGGATTCCCGAGCAATCCTGGGATCAAAGGACAGTAGTGATTCCATGGTGGCAATCCAATTAACTGTTGATTTAAAGCCTGATCTGCCAA GGGAAGCTGAAAGAATTAAACGGTGCAAGGGTAGGGTATTTGCTTTGCAAGATGAGCCTGAAGTGTCTCGTGTATGGTTGCCGTTTGATGATGCCCCTGGGTTAGCAATGGCTCGAGCCTTCGGTGATTTCTGTTTAAAGGATTATGGAGTGATCTCTATACCAGAGTTCTCACACCGGATACTTACTGAGAGAGATCAGTTCATCGTTCTTGCCTCAGATGGG GTTTGGGATGTCTTAAGCAATGAAGAGGTTGTTGAGATTGTGTCCTCATCCCCGAGCCGGGCATCAGCAGCAAGGATTGTGGTTGACTCAGCTGCCCGTGAATGGAAACTCAAATACCCGACTTCAAAGATGGATGACTGTGCAGTTGTTTGCTTGTTTTTGGATGGGAAAATGGACTCTGAATCTGATTATGAGGAACAAGGCTTTTCATCTGCAACACTTCAGAGCAATCACTCCGGAAATGCAGTTGAATCAGATGATGGCCAGAAGTCAGAGCCATCTCTGCAGAGGAATTTCACAGTAAGATCATCTGATGAAAGTGATACTTATGGACGACTACCGGTTGAGATTGAAGGGAATGAAGAAACAATGGCAGCTGAAGACCAGAACTGGTCAGGTTTGGAAGGTGTCACGCGTGTGAACTCCCTTGTTCAACTTCCAAGATTTTCAGAGGAAAGGCCTTAG